The proteins below come from a single Agrococcus beijingensis genomic window:
- a CDS encoding low molecular weight protein-tyrosine-phosphatase — protein sequence MTIEREFADATRFRVCFVCTGNICRSPMAATVFEHLAERAGVADRLLVASAGISEYHVGETADPRTLQTLEQAGYDAVSHRAKQFKAKWLDRFDLVIAFDRGQERALRSLARNDEQHSKIRLLLSFDPDATALDVPDPYYSEDAFFGTVLHQIEIAVGGLFRQIQPAMRS from the coding sequence GTGACCATCGAGCGGGAGTTCGCCGACGCGACGCGCTTCCGCGTCTGCTTCGTGTGCACCGGCAACATCTGCCGCTCGCCGATGGCCGCGACCGTGTTCGAGCACCTCGCCGAGCGGGCGGGCGTCGCCGACCGGCTGCTCGTCGCGAGCGCCGGCATCAGCGAGTACCACGTGGGCGAGACCGCCGACCCGCGCACGCTGCAGACGCTCGAGCAGGCCGGCTACGACGCGGTCTCGCACCGCGCCAAGCAGTTCAAGGCGAAGTGGCTCGACCGCTTCGACCTCGTCATCGCCTTCGACCGGGGTCAGGAGCGGGCCCTGCGCTCGCTCGCTCGCAACGACGAGCAGCATTCGAAGATCCGGCTGCTGCTCTCGTTCGACCCCGACGCCACGGCGCTCGACGTGCCCGACCCCTACTACTCGGAGGACGCCTTCTTCGGCACCGTCCTCCACCAGATCGAGATCGCTGTCGGGGGGCTGTTCCGCCAGATCCAGCCCGCCATGCGCAGCTGA
- the purB gene encoding adenylosuccinate lyase: MSLPIQPLSPLDGRYQRQTSALAEHLSEAGLNRARVHVEVEWLLWVAEHRLFGATPVEAHEADALRQWARSFGQEQIDWLAEKEAVTRHDVKAVEYLVRDQLAQLGLERLSEAVHIACTSEDINNLSYALTIRAAVTDVWMPQFRAVIDRLRELAVEQRDRPMLSLTHGQPATPTTLGKELAVVAWRLERQAKRIEQVEVLGKFAGATGTFSAHVVAEPGADWPATASAFVEHLGLVWNPLTTQIESHDWQAELFGAISHAGRILHNLATDVWTYIMLGTFTQIPVAGATGSSTMPHKINPIRFENAEANLEIASALLESLSATLVTSRLQRDLTDSSTQRNIGVALGHSLLALDNLKRGLSEIAVSDTALDAALDGNWEVLAEAIQTVIRAEVLAGSSSIDDPYAQLKELTRGQKVGQEQLIAFVDGLDISDAAKERLRRLTPGAYTGVASALVDRLP; the protein is encoded by the coding sequence ATGTCCCTGCCCATCCAGCCCCTCTCCCCGCTCGACGGCCGCTACCAGCGGCAGACGTCGGCGCTCGCCGAGCACCTCTCCGAGGCCGGCCTCAACCGCGCCCGCGTGCACGTCGAGGTCGAGTGGCTGCTCTGGGTCGCCGAGCACCGCCTCTTCGGCGCGACGCCGGTCGAGGCGCATGAGGCGGATGCGCTGCGGCAGTGGGCGCGGAGCTTCGGCCAGGAGCAGATCGACTGGCTCGCCGAGAAGGAGGCCGTCACCCGCCACGACGTGAAGGCCGTCGAGTACCTCGTGCGCGACCAGCTGGCGCAGCTCGGCCTCGAGCGGCTGTCGGAGGCCGTGCACATCGCCTGCACGAGCGAGGACATCAACAACCTCTCCTACGCGCTGACGATCCGCGCCGCCGTCACCGACGTCTGGATGCCTCAGTTCCGCGCCGTCATCGACCGCCTCCGCGAGCTCGCCGTCGAGCAGCGCGACCGCCCGATGCTGTCCCTCACCCACGGCCAGCCCGCCACGCCGACGACGCTCGGCAAGGAGCTCGCGGTCGTCGCGTGGCGCCTCGAGCGGCAGGCGAAGCGCATCGAGCAGGTCGAGGTGCTCGGCAAGTTCGCCGGCGCCACCGGCACCTTCTCGGCCCACGTCGTGGCCGAGCCCGGCGCCGACTGGCCGGCCACCGCATCCGCCTTCGTCGAGCACCTGGGGCTCGTCTGGAACCCGCTCACCACGCAGATCGAGTCGCACGACTGGCAGGCCGAGCTGTTCGGCGCGATCTCGCACGCAGGCCGCATCCTGCACAACCTCGCGACCGACGTGTGGACCTACATCATGCTGGGCACCTTCACGCAGATCCCGGTGGCGGGCGCGACCGGCTCGTCGACGATGCCGCACAAGATCAACCCGATCCGCTTCGAGAACGCCGAGGCCAACCTCGAGATCGCGTCGGCGCTGCTCGAGTCGCTCTCGGCGACGCTCGTCACGAGCCGCTTGCAGCGCGATCTCACCGACTCGTCGACGCAGCGCAACATCGGCGTCGCGCTCGGCCACTCGCTGCTCGCGCTCGACAACCTGAAGCGCGGCCTCTCGGAGATCGCGGTCTCCGACACCGCGCTCGACGCCGCCCTCGACGGCAACTGGGAGGTGCTGGCCGAGGCGATCCAGACGGTGATCCGCGCCGAGGTGCTCGCCGGCAGCTCGTCGATCGACGACCCCTACGCGCAGCTCAAGGAGCTCACGCGGGGCCAGAAGGTCGGTCAGGAGCAGCTGATCGCGTTCGTCGACGGGCTCGACATCTCGGATGCGGCCAAGGAGCGCCTGCGCCGTCTCACCCCGGGCGCGTACACGGGCGTCGCGAGCGCGCTCGTCGACCGCCTGCCGTAG
- a CDS encoding zinc-binding dehydrogenase: MRATILHAPGDIRVETWADPSIERPTDAIVRVVAACVCGSDLWPYRGANPVHEPRTIGHEAIGVVEAVGADVARVRVGDFVIVPFDHCCGRCVHCLAGQTQGCLELAMTASGQAELTRVTNADATCFVLDDAPAVEQHAAVLALSDVLPTGHHAAVSAGVARGMTAVVVGDGAVGLCGVLSARRLGAERIIALSRNPARQRLATAFGATDLVDSRGDDAVEAVRELTDGVGADAVLECVGTEQSMLTAFRVARPGATVGFVGVPHGTQIPWPTAFRGNIGLRGGMAPVVRYLPELVPDVLSGDLDASAVFDLELPLDDAAEAYRAMDERRAIKVLLRP; encoded by the coding sequence ATGCGAGCGACGATCCTCCACGCCCCGGGCGACATCCGCGTCGAGACCTGGGCCGACCCATCCATCGAGCGTCCGACCGACGCGATCGTGCGGGTGGTGGCCGCGTGCGTGTGCGGCTCCGACCTGTGGCCGTACCGCGGCGCGAACCCCGTGCACGAGCCCCGCACGATCGGCCACGAGGCGATCGGCGTCGTCGAGGCGGTCGGCGCCGACGTCGCGCGCGTGCGCGTCGGCGACTTCGTGATCGTGCCGTTCGACCACTGCTGCGGCCGCTGCGTGCACTGCCTCGCCGGCCAGACCCAGGGCTGCCTCGAGCTGGCGATGACCGCGAGCGGGCAGGCCGAGCTCACCCGTGTCACCAACGCCGACGCCACCTGCTTCGTGCTCGACGACGCGCCCGCCGTCGAGCAGCACGCGGCGGTGCTCGCGCTCAGCGACGTGCTGCCCACCGGCCACCACGCGGCCGTCTCGGCCGGCGTCGCGCGCGGGATGACCGCGGTGGTGGTGGGCGACGGCGCCGTCGGCCTCTGCGGCGTGCTCTCCGCCCGCCGGCTCGGCGCCGAGCGCATCATCGCGCTCTCCCGCAACCCCGCGCGGCAGCGCTTGGCGACCGCCTTCGGCGCCACCGACCTGGTCGACTCGCGCGGCGACGACGCCGTCGAGGCGGTGCGCGAGCTGACCGACGGGGTGGGGGCGGATGCGGTGCTCGAGTGCGTGGGCACCGAGCAGTCGATGCTCACCGCGTTCCGCGTCGCGCGCCCCGGCGCGACCGTCGGCTTCGTGGGCGTGCCGCACGGCACCCAGATCCCCTGGCCGACCGCGTTCCGCGGCAACATCGGGCTGCGCGGCGGCATGGCGCCCGTCGTGCGCTACCTGCCCGAGCTGGTGCCGGACGTGCTCTCGGGCGACCTCGACGCATCCGCCGTCTTCGACCTCGAGCTGCCGCTCGACGACGCGGCAGAGGCCTATCGCGCGATGGACGAGCGGCGGGCGATCAAGGTGCTGCTCCGGCCCTGA
- a CDS encoding catalase, whose protein sequence is MTTPTTNSVGTPIASDAHSQSVGADGAIALTDHYLVEKLAHFNRERVPERVVHAKGGGAFGRFVTTHDVSQYTRAALFQPGVETELLARFSTVAGEQGSPDTWRDPRGFSLKFYTTEGNYDLVGNNTPVFFIRDGIKFPDFIHSQKRLPGSHLRDNDMQWDFWTLSPESAHQVTWLMGDRGLPKTWRNMDGFGSHTYQWINAEGERFWVKYHFKTNQGNDFLPQEEADQLAGSDADHHIRDLYSAIEDGDFPSWTLLVQVMPYEDAATYRFNPFDLTKVWPHGDYPLIEVGQMTLDRNPENYFAQIEQAAFSPAHFVPGIAASPDKMLQARIFSYADAQRYRVGANHAELPVNAAKAEVSSYDKEGSMRTRFRPASAPVYAPNSFGGPAADAAAAGDDRGWQNDGELVRSAVTLHPEDDDFGQAGTLVRDVLSIPERERLVANIVGHVGKTRVPEIRERAIQYWKNVDAGLGALVEAGLTPIEEPRTSLASEPVRTPAVF, encoded by the coding sequence ATGACGACCCCCACCACGAACAGCGTCGGCACCCCGATCGCGAGCGACGCGCACTCGCAGAGCGTCGGCGCCGACGGCGCGATCGCGCTGACCGACCACTACCTGGTCGAGAAGCTCGCCCACTTCAACCGCGAGCGGGTGCCGGAGCGCGTCGTGCACGCCAAGGGCGGCGGCGCCTTCGGCCGCTTCGTCACCACCCACGACGTCTCGCAGTACACGCGCGCCGCGCTCTTCCAGCCGGGCGTCGAGACCGAGCTGCTCGCCCGCTTCTCGACCGTCGCCGGTGAGCAGGGCAGCCCCGACACGTGGCGGGACCCGCGCGGCTTCTCGCTGAAGTTCTACACGACCGAGGGCAACTACGACCTGGTCGGCAACAACACCCCCGTCTTCTTCATCCGCGACGGCATCAAGTTCCCCGACTTCATCCACTCGCAGAAGCGCCTGCCCGGCTCGCACCTGCGCGACAACGACATGCAGTGGGACTTCTGGACGCTCTCGCCCGAGTCGGCGCACCAGGTGACCTGGCTGATGGGCGACCGCGGCCTGCCGAAGACGTGGCGCAACATGGACGGCTTCGGCTCGCACACCTACCAGTGGATCAACGCCGAGGGCGAGCGCTTCTGGGTGAAGTACCACTTCAAGACCAACCAGGGCAACGACTTCCTCCCGCAGGAGGAGGCCGACCAGCTCGCCGGCAGCGACGCCGACCACCACATCCGCGACCTCTACTCGGCGATCGAGGATGGCGACTTCCCCTCGTGGACGCTGTTGGTGCAGGTCATGCCCTACGAGGATGCCGCGACCTACCGCTTCAACCCGTTCGACCTGACCAAGGTGTGGCCGCACGGCGACTACCCGCTCATCGAGGTCGGCCAGATGACGCTCGACCGCAACCCCGAGAACTACTTCGCGCAGATCGAGCAGGCGGCGTTCAGCCCCGCGCACTTCGTGCCGGGCATCGCGGCCAGCCCCGACAAGATGCTCCAGGCGCGCATCTTCAGCTACGCCGACGCGCAGCGCTACCGCGTCGGTGCCAACCACGCAGAGCTGCCCGTCAACGCCGCGAAGGCCGAGGTGAGCTCGTACGACAAGGAGGGCTCGATGCGCACGCGCTTCCGCCCGGCGAGCGCCCCGGTCTACGCGCCGAACTCGTTCGGCGGCCCGGCGGCGGATGCGGCTGCGGCCGGTGACGACCGCGGGTGGCAGAACGACGGTGAGCTCGTGCGCTCGGCCGTGACGCTGCACCCCGAGGACGACGACTTCGGCCAGGCCGGCACGCTCGTGCGCGACGTGCTGAGCATCCCCGAGCGCGAGCGCCTGGTGGCGAACATCGTCGGTCACGTCGGCAAGACGCGCGTGCCCGAGATCCGCGAGCGCGCGATCCAGTACTGGAAGAACGTGGATGCGGGGCTCGGCGCGCTCGTCGAGGCCGGCCTGACGCCCATCGAGGAGCCGCGCACGTCGCTGGCCTCCGAGCCGGTGCGCACGCCCGCCGTCTTCTAG
- a CDS encoding Fur family transcriptional regulator encodes MTETDAELLREHGLRVTQGRLAVLDVLAGMPHADAESLHRGLAAAGHETSVQSVHNMLGDLTVAGLVRRFEPERSPARYERRVDDNHHHAVCARCGKVEDVDCIVGEAPCLHADAPPGFTVEAAQVTFVGVCADCAKAA; translated from the coding sequence GTGACCGAGACCGACGCCGAGCTGCTGCGCGAGCACGGCCTGCGCGTGACGCAGGGCCGACTCGCGGTGCTCGACGTGCTCGCGGGCATGCCGCACGCCGACGCCGAGAGCCTGCACCGCGGGCTCGCCGCGGCAGGGCACGAGACGAGCGTGCAGTCGGTGCACAACATGCTCGGCGACCTCACGGTGGCCGGGCTGGTGCGCCGCTTCGAGCCGGAGCGCTCACCGGCCCGCTACGAGCGCCGCGTCGACGACAACCACCACCACGCCGTCTGCGCGCGCTGCGGCAAGGTCGAGGATGTCGACTGCATCGTCGGCGAGGCGCCCTGCCTGCACGCCGACGCCCCGCCGGGGTTCACCGTCGAGGCCGCGCAGGTCACGTTCGTCGGCGTCTGCGCCGACTGCGCGAAGGCCGCCTGA
- a CDS encoding amidohydrolase produces the protein MSLEQHRPFIEDLYRELHAAPELSLREHRTAARMAELLRELGLEVHEGVGVETAVVGVLRRGDGPTVLLRADMDGLPVTEAEQVPYRSTATDTFEGQATGVMHACGHDTHMASLQGALRILADQDDWSGTIIAVFQPAEETMDGALGMQGALRELFPAGIDVALGQHVMSGAAGHVVSAPGPVMAASDHLIVTVNGRGGHGSQPEKTIDPIVLGASMVLRLQTIVSREVAPSDRAVVTIGTFHAGTKQNIIPSSARFEVNVRSFEEPVRQRVLAAIERIVQGEAQAAGAPPATIERGERAPHTTNDPDASAAVGAAFDAAFGERHGVQQPVLGSEDFSYLPEVWGAPYVYWFYGGFDPELVAAARARGTFDVDVPSNHAPNFIPVMQPTLDTATTAMVAAARAFLA, from the coding sequence ATGAGCCTCGAGCAGCACCGCCCGTTCATCGAAGACCTCTACCGGGAGCTGCACGCGGCACCCGAGCTCTCGCTCCGCGAGCACCGCACTGCCGCGCGCATGGCCGAGCTGCTGCGCGAGCTCGGGCTCGAGGTGCACGAGGGCGTCGGCGTCGAGACCGCCGTCGTCGGCGTGCTGCGCCGCGGCGACGGCCCGACGGTGCTGCTGCGCGCCGACATGGACGGCCTGCCCGTCACCGAGGCCGAGCAGGTGCCGTATCGCTCGACCGCGACCGACACGTTCGAGGGCCAGGCCACCGGTGTCATGCACGCGTGCGGCCACGACACGCACATGGCCTCGCTGCAGGGCGCGCTGCGGATCCTCGCCGACCAGGACGACTGGTCGGGCACGATCATCGCCGTCTTCCAGCCCGCCGAGGAGACCATGGACGGGGCGCTCGGCATGCAGGGCGCGCTGCGCGAGCTGTTCCCCGCGGGCATCGATGTGGCGCTCGGCCAGCACGTGATGTCGGGCGCCGCGGGCCACGTCGTGAGCGCCCCGGGCCCGGTGATGGCGGCGAGCGACCACCTGATCGTGACCGTCAACGGCCGAGGGGGCCACGGCTCGCAGCCCGAGAAGACGATCGACCCGATCGTGCTGGGCGCCTCGATGGTGCTGCGCCTGCAGACGATCGTCTCGCGCGAGGTGGCGCCCTCCGACCGTGCGGTCGTGACGATCGGCACCTTCCACGCCGGCACCAAGCAGAACATCATCCCCAGCTCGGCCCGCTTCGAGGTGAACGTGCGGTCGTTCGAGGAGCCCGTGCGCCAGCGCGTGCTGGCCGCCATCGAGCGCATCGTGCAGGGCGAGGCGCAGGCCGCGGGCGCTCCCCCGGCGACGATCGAGCGCGGCGAGCGCGCGCCCCACACCACGAACGACCCGGATGCGTCGGCTGCGGTGGGTGCGGCGTTCGACGCGGCCTTCGGCGAGCGGCACGGCGTGCAGCAGCCGGTGCTCGGCTCGGAGGACTTCAGCTACCTGCCCGAGGTGTGGGGCGCACCGTACGTCTACTGGTTCTATGGCGGCTTCGATCCCGAGCTCGTCGCTGCGGCTCGCGCGCGCGGCACCTTCGACGTCGACGTGCCCTCCAACCACGCACCCAACTTCATCCCCGTGATGCAGCCGACCCTCGACACCGCGACCACCGCGATGGTCGCGGCGGCCCGCGCCTTCCTGGCCTGA
- a CDS encoding NADPH-dependent FMN reductase, with protein sequence MSARPRIGLIVGSTRPSRIGRKVADEIVPAIDAAGAEPVMLDLAEIDLPLLNEEAHPATDIRTEPHTIAWAEQIEALDGVILLTPQYNGSFSAPIKNALDSLYTTWKGMPGLVVSYGWSGGADAAAGIGGVFAHMGGELAADAVTLTFAPTDFDEDRSFGEVAPFVARYSDDIRQGVEQLVAAAAAELVSA encoded by the coding sequence ATGTCTGCACGCCCCCGCATCGGCCTGATCGTCGGCAGCACCCGCCCCTCGCGCATCGGCCGCAAGGTCGCCGACGAGATCGTCCCTGCGATCGACGCGGCCGGCGCCGAGCCCGTCATGCTCGACCTCGCCGAGATCGACCTGCCGCTCCTCAACGAGGAGGCGCACCCCGCCACCGACATCCGCACCGAGCCGCACACCATCGCGTGGGCCGAGCAGATCGAGGCGCTCGACGGGGTCATCCTGCTGACGCCGCAGTACAACGGCAGCTTCTCGGCGCCGATCAAGAACGCGCTCGACTCGCTCTACACGACCTGGAAGGGCATGCCCGGCCTCGTCGTCTCGTACGGCTGGTCGGGCGGCGCGGATGCCGCGGCAGGCATCGGCGGCGTCTTCGCGCACATGGGCGGCGAACTCGCGGCCGATGCGGTCACGCTCACGTTCGCCCCCACCGACTTCGACGAGGACCGCAGCTTCGGCGAGGTGGCGCCGTTCGTCGCCCGCTACAGCGACGACATCCGCCAGGGCGTCGAGCAGCTCGTGGCCGCCGCCGCGGCGGAGCTCGTCTCGGCCTGA
- a CDS encoding YciI family protein: MIAVITSFTDDPTRLELRPRHRELLTEMHEEGLLVAAGPFADQSGALLLFETDDVAQVKAALARDPYYSAPGVSIVTIQPWTVVAGDL; encoded by the coding sequence ATGATCGCTGTCATCACGTCGTTCACCGACGACCCCACCCGTCTTGAGCTGCGTCCCCGCCACCGCGAGCTGCTCACCGAGATGCACGAGGAGGGGCTGCTGGTCGCCGCAGGCCCGTTCGCCGACCAATCGGGCGCGCTGCTGCTGTTCGAGACCGACGACGTCGCCCAGGTGAAGGCCGCGCTCGCGCGCGACCCGTACTACTCCGCGCCCGGCGTCTCGATCGTGACGATCCAGCCCTGGACCGTGGTGGCCGGAGACCTCTGA